GGATTGCGAGCAGGCGTTTGCCACCGGCTCCAATGCCATTGAGGCCATGTTTAACCTCGTAACCTGGCACAAGGAAATGCTGGCCAGCATTCACCCCAGCATCTTCCACGACCTGCAGAAATACTACCCCCAGGCCTGGCTGCTGTTCGAGCAGCACAAGAACACCTTCATCCTGGAGAAAATCCTGACCAACCTGCGCCAGGGCATGGCGGAGGGCTTGTACCGGCCCGACCTGGACGTGGAGGTAATGGCCCGCCTGCACCTGTCTGAAATCGAGCTGATGTTCAACAACACGGTGTTTCCGCCCAAGCAGTTTGGCCTGCAGCGCGTCAATGTGGCCATGATTGAGCACTACCTGACGGGCATCTCCACGCTGAAAGGTCACCGGCTCATCAATCAGTACCGCAACGTAACCGAACCGGCCGAATAACGCCTCCCCGCACTAGCCTTCTACTCCTTCCGCTTATCGTTTTTCGCTCTTATGAAAAATACGCTTCGCTTCCTGTTTCTGTTGGCGGCCCTGGCCTTCATCGGTATCCAGCAGCTTCTGGCCCAAACGCCTTCCACGGGACAGCCCGTGGCCACTTCCACGCCCGTGCAGTTCTCGCTGCAGCAGGCCATTGACTATGCGTTAAAGAATAAGTCGACCCTGCAGGCCACGCGCATCAACGAGCAGATTGCCGTAGCCCGCGTGGGTGAAATTCGCTCGGCCGGCCTGCCCCAGGTCAACATCGGTGCCGCCCTGACCGACAACCTGAAGCTGCAGAAGTCCCTGGTTGACTTCGGCGCCTTCGCCGGCGGTGCGGGCCAATTAAATGGTACCACGCTGACCCAGGAGCAGCTGGCCCGGGTGCAGCGCGGTGAAACCGTGACTTTGGCTCCGGCCTACACGCCCCTGCCCGCTACCGGCCCCCAGCCCCTGGCTTTCGGCTTGCAGTACGCCGGCAACGCCGCGGCTTCGGCTTCGCAGATGCTGTTCAACGGCTCCTACCTGCTGGGTCTGAAAGCGGCCAAAGTATACGAGCAGCTTTCCATCAAGCAAACCCAGCAAAGCGAAATCGAGGTGGTAGAGCAGGTGTCGAAAGCCTACTACAGCACGCTCGTTGCCCGGGAGCGGCTTGATTTGCTGGCCCGCAACGTGCAGCGCCTCGACACCTTATTATACCAGACCACCCAGACCTATAAGGAGGGCTTCGTCGAGAAGCTCGACGTGGACCGCCTGCAGGTGCAGGTCAACAACCTCAAGATCGAGCAGCAGAACGCCGCCCGCCTTATTGACCTGAGCGTGGCTTTGCTCAAGTTCCAGATGGGTCTCGACCAGCGCCAGCCCGTGGAGCTCACCGACCGCCTCGATGAGGCCGTAATCGAAGCCGAACGGGGCAGCCTGATCAACCTCAGCGACGCCTTCAACTACGGTAACCGCATCGAGTACTCGGTATTGGAAACCCAGCGCGACCTGGCCGTACTCGACGTGCGCAACCGCCGCTCAGGTTACCTGCCCACCCTGAACCTAGTGGCCCAGTACGGCTTCACCGGCTCCGATAACCGCTTCGGCGGCCTGATGGAGTTCCGCGGCCCTAACTCACGCAGCGAAGCCGGCTTTATCAACCAGAACTGGTTTGGCTTCGGCAACGTGGGCCTGCAGCTTAACATTCCGGTGTTCGATGGCTTCCGCAAGAAGTACAACATTGAGCAGGGCAAGCTGGCCGTGGAGCAAGTAAACAAAGGCTTTACCACCCTGCAGCAGGGCATTGACCTGGAGCGGGCCCAAACCACCACGACTCTGCAGAACACGCTGGCCGTGCTCGGCAACCAGAAAGCCAACCTGGAGCTGGCTACCAACGTGGCTCGTGTTGCCAAAATCAAGTTCCAGGAGGGTGTCGGTTCCAACCTGGAAGTTATTACGGCCGAAACCGACCTGCGCCAAGCCCAGACCAACTACTACAGCGCCCTCTACGACGCGCTGGTGGCCAAAGTCGACTACGGCAAAGCTGCCGGCACCCTGGGCCGCCGCTAATTGCTTGTGTCGATGTACTCCTCTCTTAAGAAACTTCCTTCCTTTTCGGTTAGCCTGCGTGGCGGGCTTGCCAATAGCTTCACTACTATGAAATACACTACTTCTGCGGCGGTTCTGGCAATGGCTTTTCTGGCTTCCTGCGGGGGCGGCAAGCAAGACCCGGCCGCCGAGCTGGCTAAGCTGAAACAAGAACAGGCCGACAACCAGGCCAAAATTGCGGAGCTGGAATCGAAGGTAGGAAGTGCCGGCGGCGCCGCTGGTGCGGAGGCCCCAGTTCTGACCACTCCCGTAAGCGTGATGAACGTGCAGCCCGAGAGCTTCAAGAGCTACCTGGAAGTGCAGGGCCGCGCTGATTTCGACGAAAATGCCAACGTTTCGCCCCGTGTACCGGGCGTGCTGACCAGCATTCGGGTGCAGCGCGGCGACCGGGTCAGCAAAGGCCAGGTGCTGGCTACCCAGGACGCGGCCGTACTCGAATCGGGTATTGCTGAGCTGCGCACCCGCCTGGAACTGGCCAAAGTGGTATATGAAAAGCAGGACCGTCTCTGGAAACAGCAGATCGGCACTGAAATACAGTACCTGCAGGCCAAGAATAACTACGAAGCGTTGCAGCGCAGCCTGGCCACCCAGCAGCGGCAGCGGGCCCAGTACAACGTCATTGCGCCCTTTAGCGGTGTTGTAGACGATGTACCAGCCAAAGTGGGTGAAAACGGCGGCCCCGGCGTGCCGGTGGTGCGCCTGCTGAGCGGCGGCGGCGGCAAAATCATTGCCGACGTGTCGGAAGCCTACGCCAGCCAGATCAAAGTCGGCGACCAGGCCCTGATCAGCATTGCTGATTTGGGTGGACAGGAAGTGCCGGCTACGGTGCGCGTGGTAAGCCGCACGATTAACCCCGCCAGCCGCACCTTCTCCGTTGAGTTTCGGTTGAATAAGGCCGTGCCCGAGCTGCGCCCCAACATGGTAGCTACCGTGCGCATCCAGAACTACACCCGCTCCAACGCCGTGGTAATTCCGGTGGACCTGGTGCAAAAGGATGAGCAGAACAGCTACGTATTCGTGGTTGAGCAGAAAGGCGGCCAGAAAATAGCCGGCAAGCGCATTATCAAGACCGGTGCTACTTATAACGGTAAAGTAGAAGTGACCCAGGGCCTCGCGGCCAACGACCAGGTGATTTCCGCCGGGTATCAGAATCTCAATGAAGGACAGGTAGTAACCCTGTAGCGTGAGCCGGCGGGCCGGCCGCCCGCCGCTTGCGCCTAGCATTATCTCCCACACTTAGACTGCCCATACGCCATGCAGGACGTGGAAAAAGAGTTTGGACCGACCAGTTGGTCCATCAATAATAAAACGAGTATTTACATCATCACGCTGCTGCTGTGCGTGGCGGGGATTTTTGCCTACATCAAGCTGGGCAAGGAGAAATTCCCCGACATCGTGATTCCGCGCATCATCGTGGCCACCATTTACCCCGGCACCTCGCCGGCCGACATCGAGAACCTGGTGACGCGCCAGCTCGAAAAGGAAATCAAGAGCGTCAACGGGGTGAAGAAAATCAACTCCACCTCGAACCAGGACTATTGCATCGTGGACGTGGAGTTTAACTCCGGTGTCGACGTGCAGTACGCCAAGCAGCTCATCAAGGACGCCGTGGACAAGGCCAGCTCCGAGCTGCCCAACGACCTGCCCACGCCGCCCACCGTGCAGGAAGTAAACCTGTCGGAGCTGCCGATTATGAACGTCAACCTGGCCGGTAACCTGCCCGCCGCTCAGCTCAAAAAGCTGGCCGACGACTTCCAGGACAAGATTGAGGCCCTGCCCGAAATCACCCGCGTGGACATCATCGGCGCTCTGGAGCAGCAGGTAAACGTGGACGTGGACCTCTATAAGCTGCGCGCCGCTCGTCTGGGCTTCGCCGACATTCAGAATGCCATTGCCCGCGAAAACATCACCATTTCGGGTGGCTCCATCGACGTAGGAGCCCAGAAGCGCGCCGTGCGCGTGGCCGGTCAGTACGTGCGGGCCGCCGACATTGCCGACATTCAGATCAAGAACCTGAGCGGCTCGGCCGTGCGCCTCGGCGACATTGCCAACGTGGAAGATGCCTTCAAGGACCGGGAATCCTTTGCCCGCCTCGACGGTAAAAACGCCATTACCCTGAACGTGGTGAAGCGCCAGGGCGAAAACCTGATTGACGCCTCCGACAAAATCAAGGAAATCGTAGACGACGCCAAGCAGACTCTGCCCAAGGAGCTCAAAATCACCATCACCGGCGACACCTCCAACGATACCCGCGTCACCCTGCACGACCTGATCAACACCATCATCATCGGCTTCCTGCTGGTAACGCTGATTCTGATGTTCTTCATGGGTACCACCAACGCCCTGTTCGTGGGCTTGTCGGTGCCGATTTCGATGTTCCTGGCGTTCCTGCTCATTCCCGTGTTCGACTTCTCGCTGAACATGATTGTGCTCTTCGCCTTCCTGCTGGCCCTGGGTATTGTGGTGGATGACGCCATTGTGGTGATTGAAAACACCCACCGCCTGCTCCACGAGCACCCCGAGCTGACCACGGCCCAGGCCGCCAAGTACGCCGCCGGCGAAGTATTCGTGCCAGTACTGGCTGGTACTTTGACTACGGTAGCACCTTTCGTACCGCTGCTGTTCTGGCCGGGCATCGTGGGTAGCTTCATGTTCTACCTCCCCGTGACGCTCATCATCACCCTGATGTCGTCCCTGGTCGTGGCTTTCATCATGAACCCGGTGTTTGCCGTGTCGTTCATGGAGCGCGAAGACCACCATACCGGCGAAAAGCCTAAGCTGACCAAGAACTTCCTGATTGCCATGGGCGTGCTGCTGGTTATTGCCCTGCTTGGCTACGTAGCCAGTTCGCCCTTCATCGGCAACCTGTTCATTACCATCATCATCTTCTGCTTCCTCGACAAGTTTGTGTTTGTACACATGATTGCCGGGTTCCAGACCAAGGTGTTACCCCGCTTCATGGACGGCTACGCCAGCCTAGTGCGCATGGTCATCGGCGGCTCTATCTGGCGGCAGATCGGCATCGTCGCCAGCCTGATTGTGCTCTTCTTCCTCTCGATTGTGGCCGTAGGAGTGCGTAAGCCTAAAGTCGACTTCTTCCCCAAAGGTGACCCCAAGTTCATCTATACCTATCTGAAAATGCCGGTGGGTACGCGGGTTGAAGTAACCGACTCAATTGCCCAAATCCTTGAAAAGCGCATCTACGGCGTAATTGGCAACAACAACCCCGACGTAGAATCGGTGATTACCAACGTAGCCATTGGTGCCGCCGACCCCGGCGAAGCCTCGGCTGCCGGTACCTCGCAGTCGAACCTGGCGAAGGTAGGCGTCGCCTTCAAAGAGCTCAGCGAGCGGAAGGGCCAGGCTACCAGCATCTACATGGACAAAATCCGGGAGGTGGTAAAAGGTATTCCCGGCGCCGAAATTTCGGTTGACCAGGAATCGAGCGGTCCGCCCCAGGGCAAACCAATTGCCATTGAGGTTGTCGGCGACGATTACCAGGAACTGGCTAAGCTGTCGAAAGACGTGACCCGCTACATCAACTCGAAGAACATCGGTGGTATCGAGCAGCTGCGCTCCAACCTGGAGGACCGCAACCCCGAAATTGCCGTGAACATCGATCGGACTCGCGCCAACCGCGAAGGCATTAGCACCGCCCAGATCGGGGTGGAGGTTCGGACGGCCATCTACGGCTCGGAAGCCAGCAAATTCAAGACTTCCGACGACGACTATCCGATTCAGGTGCGCTACGCCAAACCCTACCGCGAAGACGTGGACGCCATCATGAACTCGCCGCTGACCTTCCGCGACGCGACGGGCCAGATGCGCCAGGTGCCGATTTCGTCGGTGGCCGATGTGAAGTACAGCACCACCTACGGCGGCATCAAGCGCAAAGACGTGAAGCGGGTAATCACTATCTCCTCGAACGTGCTGAACGGCTTCACTGGCCCCGACGTGGTGGCGCAGGTGGAAAGAGCCCTGAAGGCCTATCCTACGCCTCCCGGTTACACTATCAAGATGGGTGGCGCCCAGGAAGACCAGCAGGAAACCAGCGACTTCCTCGGCGTAGCCGCCCTGGGTGCCATTGCCCTGATCTTCCTGATCCTGGTAACGCAGTTCAACTCGGTGAGCAAGCCGCTCATCATTCTCTCCGAAATCATCTTCTCGGTTATCGGGGTAATGTTGGGCCTGGCCATTACGGGCATGAACATCAGTATCGTAATGACCGGGGTGGGTATCATCGCCCTGGCGGGTATCGTGGTGAAAAACGGTATTCTGCTGGTTGAATTCACCGATATGCTCCGCTCTCAGGGTATGCCGCTGCGCGAAGCCATCATCCTGGCCGGCCGTACGCGTCTGAACCCGGTAATCCTGACGGCTACGGCCGCCACGTTGGGTTTGATTCCGCTGGCTATCGGTCTGAACATTGACTTCTACGAGCTGTTCAACTCCTTCGAGCCCCACTTCTTCATTGGTGGCGAGTCGGTAACGTTCTGGGGCCCCCTGGCCTGGACCATCATTTTCGGCTTGGTGTTTGCCACCGGTATCACCCTTCTGGTAGTGCCCGTTATGTACCTGATCAGCGAAAAGCTGCGGGAAAAAATAACTGGTCGCTCGGCAGACCACTTTGCAACCGATTCGACTAAAACTGACTCTCCAGTTCGGAGAGAAGTGTTGGCCGAAGCGTAACCTCCATTCTCCGCCCCTTTAACCCCTTGGTTCAACGTCGTTCATTATGCGTTCTTCAACGACTTCCGCCCCCAAATCCATTCAGCAGCAGGTGCTGCGAATTATCAGCAAGCGTAAAGCCATTAAACCAACTCGCTTGCGCGTGAGCAGCAACCTGAGCCAGGAATTGGGCTTCGATACGGTAGATGTCGTGGATATCATCCTCGAGATTGAGCGTAACTTTCACATCACCATCCCCGATGAAGTGCCGTTGAGCACCGTCGGCGACTTTGTGACCTATGTGGCTACCCACACGCCCTCCCACGATTGGGCCGCGTAACCACTTCGCTCCGTATTACACATAAAAAGGCTCCCAACGCAGGTTGGGAGCCTTTTTTATGGCTAGTTGCTAAAGTTGCTTAACGCACGTTGCCGCCGTTGTCCAGGGCTCCGTCGTTGCCTTGACGGCTGCTGTCGCCGCGGTTGGCAATGTCATCAGCGTGGGGCTTCACGTCTTCGTTCGGGGCTGGGTCCGTGGGGCCGGTCAGGCTGGGGTTGGGGTTGCTGCTGTCGGGGGAGGAGATGCCCGAATCCGTGTCCGAAACCCGGCTGTTGGTGGGCTGACCCAGATCAACCTTGCCGGCGCGCTTCGTGGACTCCTTGGTTTCGACAGCCGGACCAGTGCCCATCAGGGCGCCGTCCGAGGTCTGATGAAACGAGTGCTCGGGCTTGGGCCCGGAGTTGGCCGTAGTGCCGTCCGACGACTGCATAGTAGTAGCCGGGCCGGGCTTGATGTCGGTAGCTTCGGTTACCACGATGGGGCGGCTCCGTTCCCATTCCTTAAACTTGTCCATTTCGCCGGTCAGGGTGCTGGTAAACCACGCTACCAGAGCTACGTCGTCGAGCAGGCCCAGCACCGGGATGAAGTCCGGAATCAAGTCAATTGGGCTCAGAAAGTAGATGACCACGGCAATAGCGGCCACGATGGTGGGCGTAGGCAAGCCGGTATATTCGCCCGAAACCGACGTTTTGATCAGGCGGAACAGGATTTGCAGGTTTTCCCAGGCCTCATGAGCCATGGTGCCCACGTCGTTCTTTTCACTGGCTTTCTGGTAGGCATCGTTCAGCAACTGCTTCACGCGCGTGGGCCGTTTGATATAGTCCTCGGCTTTGCCAAGGAACTTCTTGAAGAGTAGGGAGCCGGCAATGTCGGAGCCTTTGGGGTTATTCTTATCCATGGGGAGAGGGGTAAATTTGGGGCCAAGCTACAAAATGAGCGCCTGACTGTGGGCGTTTCACTATATACGCCCTAATACTGGTTCGGCGCAAAATGGTTATTGCTACCGCTAGCCAGGCTGAAAACGACAAAAGCCCCGTTCGAGGAACGGGGCTTTGCTACTGAGGTACGGTCGGCGGCCGGTTAGTTGAGGTCTACGCGGCCGGCGGCGTAGAAGTTGCGGTGGTAGTAAGGCTGGTTCAGCGAGCTGATCATCACGCCCCCGTTGGTGGCCGAGTGAGCAAACTTGCCATCCTGCAGGTAGATACCGACGTGGTAAATGGGCTGACCGGGCCCACGGCGGAAGAATACCAGGTCGCCGCTCTGCATTTCATCTTTGCCCACGCGCTTTACCTTCTCAAACATCGAGCGGGAGCTGCGCTGCAGGGTGATGCCGTATACTTCTTTAAAAACGCGGGTTACGAAGCCGGAGCAGTCGGTGCCCGACTTGGAGTTGCTGCCGTAGCGGTAGGGCGTCCCGATCCAATCGGCGACGGTACGGAGCAGGTTCTGGTCTTCGTTGTAGGTGAGCTTCAGGCCCAGGGCCTGGGAGTAGTGGCTATAAGCAACGGAGTCGCTGGAAGTAGCCAGGGGGTGGTTTTCATCCCCATTGTCGCCCGAAAAGTCGGGTAGGAGGGAAGCAGTGGCTACTACAGAGGCACCGCCAAGGGTATTAGAAGATTCGGGAGCGTATTCGAAGAAAAAAGAGAGGGCCAGCGAGGCAGCGGCGAGGCAATACAGGATACTGTTTTTCATTGTCCGTCGTAGGGTGGCAAAATCTCCGTTTCCGAGGCAGCAGGGAAGCCGAAGCACTTTGTTTTTTCGTGAGGTTTGGGTTCCTTAAACCACCGAAAAGGAAATCGATTGAAGAGGTAATCCGGGTTGAAAACAGACGGTTTCTGCCTTCCCCGTTTGTTAAAGCTAAGCCAATAAATTTTAAACGTCCTAGTTTTTACCCCAAAGTCGCCAAAAGTTCTTTATAAAGTATAATATTATATCAGAATAATAGTTGAGCTCGATGCAACTGCTCATCTAGAATAGGCGTATACTCGGCCCTCAGTTTTTGCCCTATGGAATTGCCCCATATTGTTGAGAATTCGCCCTGGGCGCGCATCGCCCGGCTCAAGCTCAAAGCAGGTAGCGTGGCTATGGTGCTGGGCAACAGCATTCACCTGAGCGGAGCCACTCGGGAGCAGTTCCTGAGTGACCCATACTGGGTGGCCCACGAGATGGAACACATCCGCCAGTTTCAGGAGTATGGCCGCCTGGGTTTTCTGTGGCGCTACCTGCGCGACTGGGCCAAGCACGGCTACTACAACATTCCCTTCGAAGTGCAGGCCCGCGAAGCCGGAGAGCGGGACGCAGTGCTCTACGCCGCCGGCCGCCCCTTGCCCGGCCCCGAGCAGCGCCACCCCACGCCGAAGGTGAAATAGTGAAATGGCGAAATGGTGAGTTTTTGAAGTTCTGTCATTGCGGGCAGGAGCTCCACTCCCCGCGCTAAGCAGCATCAAGTCTTCCTATGCGCAGCTAGTTCCGGCTGTATAAATAGAAAGCCCTTTCCCGTATCAAACAGGAAAGGGCTTGTCACTTCAAGGATACTCAGCACAATTAAGGGCGAGCAGTGCTGAGTTACACGTCATAGAACGGCAACTCACTATCTCACCATCTCGCCATTTACAAAGCCGCCAAGCGGCCGCCGTCGACGGCCAGCGTAGAGCCGTTGATGAAGTTGGCCTCGGGGGAAGCCAGGAAGCAGATGGCGGCCGACAGCTCTTCGGGCGTGCCCACTTGGCCGGTAATCTGCTCTTTGCCGCTCTTCACATTGGGGTTGCTCCACAGCATGGGCGTATCCACGGCGCCGGGCGCAATGGCGTTGATACGGGCCTGGGTGTGCGGTATTTCTAGGCTCAGGCCGCGCACAAAGGCCTCAATGGCACCTTTGCTGGCCGCGTAGGGCACCACGTTGGGAGTAGTCTGGTGCGCGTGCACCGAGCTAATGACGACGATGCTGCCGCCCTTCATGTGGGGCAGGCAGAGCTGACAAAGGCGGAAAAATGCCCGTAGGTTCACCGTCATTAGAGTGTCCCACTGTTTGGGGTCGAGCTTTAGAATGGGCTCGAAGGTCATCATAGCCGCGTCATTCACAAGCACGTCGATGCGCTGCCAGGTGGCCAGGGTGCGTTCCACGGCCCGCCGCAGCTG
Above is a genomic segment from Hymenobacter cellulosivorans containing:
- a CDS encoding TetR/AcrR family transcriptional regulator, producing MEIKDRILVAAIELFMRNGIRSVSMDDIATHLAMSKKTLYKWFENKDQIVLAVMQGRLNREEVDCEQAFATGSNAIEAMFNLVTWHKEMLASIHPSIFHDLQKYYPQAWLLFEQHKNTFILEKILTNLRQGMAEGLYRPDLDVEVMARLHLSEIELMFNNTVFPPKQFGLQRVNVAMIEHYLTGISTLKGHRLINQYRNVTEPAE
- a CDS encoding TolC family protein, whose translation is MKNTLRFLFLLAALAFIGIQQLLAQTPSTGQPVATSTPVQFSLQQAIDYALKNKSTLQATRINEQIAVARVGEIRSAGLPQVNIGAALTDNLKLQKSLVDFGAFAGGAGQLNGTTLTQEQLARVQRGETVTLAPAYTPLPATGPQPLAFGLQYAGNAAASASQMLFNGSYLLGLKAAKVYEQLSIKQTQQSEIEVVEQVSKAYYSTLVARERLDLLARNVQRLDTLLYQTTQTYKEGFVEKLDVDRLQVQVNNLKIEQQNAARLIDLSVALLKFQMGLDQRQPVELTDRLDEAVIEAERGSLINLSDAFNYGNRIEYSVLETQRDLAVLDVRNRRSGYLPTLNLVAQYGFTGSDNRFGGLMEFRGPNSRSEAGFINQNWFGFGNVGLQLNIPVFDGFRKKYNIEQGKLAVEQVNKGFTTLQQGIDLERAQTTTTLQNTLAVLGNQKANLELATNVARVAKIKFQEGVGSNLEVITAETDLRQAQTNYYSALYDALVAKVDYGKAAGTLGRR
- a CDS encoding efflux RND transporter periplasmic adaptor subunit; its protein translation is MKYTTSAAVLAMAFLASCGGGKQDPAAELAKLKQEQADNQAKIAELESKVGSAGGAAGAEAPVLTTPVSVMNVQPESFKSYLEVQGRADFDENANVSPRVPGVLTSIRVQRGDRVSKGQVLATQDAAVLESGIAELRTRLELAKVVYEKQDRLWKQQIGTEIQYLQAKNNYEALQRSLATQQRQRAQYNVIAPFSGVVDDVPAKVGENGGPGVPVVRLLSGGGGKIIADVSEAYASQIKVGDQALISIADLGGQEVPATVRVVSRTINPASRTFSVEFRLNKAVPELRPNMVATVRIQNYTRSNAVVIPVDLVQKDEQNSYVFVVEQKGGQKIAGKRIIKTGATYNGKVEVTQGLAANDQVISAGYQNLNEGQVVTL
- a CDS encoding efflux RND transporter permease subunit: MQDVEKEFGPTSWSINNKTSIYIITLLLCVAGIFAYIKLGKEKFPDIVIPRIIVATIYPGTSPADIENLVTRQLEKEIKSVNGVKKINSTSNQDYCIVDVEFNSGVDVQYAKQLIKDAVDKASSELPNDLPTPPTVQEVNLSELPIMNVNLAGNLPAAQLKKLADDFQDKIEALPEITRVDIIGALEQQVNVDVDLYKLRAARLGFADIQNAIARENITISGGSIDVGAQKRAVRVAGQYVRAADIADIQIKNLSGSAVRLGDIANVEDAFKDRESFARLDGKNAITLNVVKRQGENLIDASDKIKEIVDDAKQTLPKELKITITGDTSNDTRVTLHDLINTIIIGFLLVTLILMFFMGTTNALFVGLSVPISMFLAFLLIPVFDFSLNMIVLFAFLLALGIVVDDAIVVIENTHRLLHEHPELTTAQAAKYAAGEVFVPVLAGTLTTVAPFVPLLFWPGIVGSFMFYLPVTLIITLMSSLVVAFIMNPVFAVSFMEREDHHTGEKPKLTKNFLIAMGVLLVIALLGYVASSPFIGNLFITIIIFCFLDKFVFVHMIAGFQTKVLPRFMDGYASLVRMVIGGSIWRQIGIVASLIVLFFLSIVAVGVRKPKVDFFPKGDPKFIYTYLKMPVGTRVEVTDSIAQILEKRIYGVIGNNNPDVESVITNVAIGAADPGEASAAGTSQSNLAKVGVAFKELSERKGQATSIYMDKIREVVKGIPGAEISVDQESSGPPQGKPIAIEVVGDDYQELAKLSKDVTRYINSKNIGGIEQLRSNLEDRNPEIAVNIDRTRANREGISTAQIGVEVRTAIYGSEASKFKTSDDDYPIQVRYAKPYREDVDAIMNSPLTFRDATGQMRQVPISSVADVKYSTTYGGIKRKDVKRVITISSNVLNGFTGPDVVAQVERALKAYPTPPGYTIKMGGAQEDQQETSDFLGVAALGAIALIFLILVTQFNSVSKPLIILSEIIFSVIGVMLGLAITGMNISIVMTGVGIIALAGIVVKNGILLVEFTDMLRSQGMPLREAIILAGRTRLNPVILTATAATLGLIPLAIGLNIDFYELFNSFEPHFFIGGESVTFWGPLAWTIIFGLVFATGITLLVVPVMYLISEKLREKITGRSADHFATDSTKTDSPVRREVLAEA
- a CDS encoding acyl carrier protein, with amino-acid sequence MRSSTTSAPKSIQQQVLRIISKRKAIKPTRLRVSSNLSQELGFDTVDVVDIILEIERNFHITIPDEVPLSTVGDFVTYVATHTPSHDWAA
- a CDS encoding C40 family peptidase, with amino-acid sequence MKNSILYCLAAASLALSFFFEYAPESSNTLGGASVVATASLLPDFSGDNGDENHPLATSSDSVAYSHYSQALGLKLTYNEDQNLLRTVADWIGTPYRYGSNSKSGTDCSGFVTRVFKEVYGITLQRSSRSMFEKVKRVGKDEMQSGDLVFFRRGPGQPIYHVGIYLQDGKFAHSATNGGVMISSLNQPYYHRNFYAAGRVDLN
- a CDS encoding SDR family NAD(P)-dependent oxidoreductase, with translation MEKRFQDKVCFVTGATSGIGRATAMQLAREGGKVAVLGRNAEEGREVVRDIKAEQGEAIFIRTDVGKDAQLRRAVERTLATWQRIDVLVNDAAMMTFEPILKLDPKQWDTLMTVNLRAFFRLCQLCLPHMKGGSIVVISSVHAHQTTPNVVPYAASKGAIEAFVRGLSLEIPHTQARINAIAPGAVDTPMLWSNPNVKSGKEQITGQVGTPEELSAAICFLASPEANFINGSTLAVDGGRLAAL